tggaggtgggaaagGAAACTTAACATCCAATCAGAGTTGCTGCGTGTAGCGGCCGAGCCAATCAGCAAAAGCCATGCCAtaaaccagccctcccctccccaggcTCTCTACCGCCCCACCTTAGCCCATCTGCACCGCACAGATAAGGCCAGCAGGAGAGGTTTTTACTACACCGGCTGGGAATTCACAGGGAATGGGGCTCGGGACCCCAAATGGATCTTGAGTGAGAAATCGCAGGTGCCCTGAGGGAGAGGACGCATTTAGAGAAAGCAAGGCGGAGATACTAATTCTTCCAAGGACCGTTAGAGCCATGGGATAGAGGCTGACTGAAGACGTCTTTATTGATCCGAGTAGGGTTTTCCAAATTGTTCCTCAATTCATTTTCCTCCCGCTTAGCTGGCATAGAACACCCATCTATGCCGGCAACTGCGTGACCAGGTACTTGCGCAGGTAAGCAGCCCCCACGGCAAGAAGGATACCCATCAGGATGACGATGGAGGTGGAGGCCAAGGCTATGGAGACGGGACTCCAGTCTGGGAGCAGGATGTGAGAGGAAGAAACCACCTGGAGGTTGATCCCCCTCCCCCGCCGAGAAACTCACACTTGGTCTGTGTGCCCTCCTGGAGTCATAGTCCCCTCCCCCCAAGTCCCCAAGAGTGCCTCACCTAGGAAGGTCAGCATAACGGGTGCTGAGCTGCTTCGAACTATCAGACCGTCGAGATTGAGGCGCGCATGGCAGGTCAAAGGCTGCCAGAGATCCTGGGGCCCAGCCCGCAACACATGGGTCAGGGTCACATTGGCCAGATCCAGACCGGTGAAGCGCTCCAGTCTTTCAAAGTAGATGACCCGGCCCTTGCGCCTCAGGGTCACCACCATGAAGCCCACGGGGAACACGTGCGTAACGTGGCAGCGCAGAGTGTACATGCGGCCCTCTAGGACCGGAGGCTCCAGGATCACACTGCGCGGCGGTTCTAAGGCGAGAGGGGAGCCCTTTGAGTTAAGGTCCGCGGGCGCCCCCTAGCGCCACTGcttcctccaccctcctccctTCACCCCAGCTGGGCCTGAGCCCTTGACCCTCACTGTAGGCGTTGATCCTGGCGGTGGCCTCACGCGTTTCTCCTGCGCAGGTGACCAAGCAGCGTACGATGGAGCTCCAGGCTCTCACATCCAGCAGCTGGTAGGATACCCAACCCGGTCTACTGACCTTCTGGCCCTGCCGCAGCTGGGTGTGGAGACTGGACCTCCCCGGTAGGGGGCAGTTATGACTACAGTTAAGCCACACTGAATCCCCTGGTGGTACAGCCACCAACTCCGGGCTTATATGTACCTGGAAATTTGCTGAGGTCCCCACGGGCGCAGGAGGGCTGCCCTTCAGGCCCGGCACCTGCTCATCCTGGGGCCCCTGCACTCTCCCACCTCCCGGGTGGGCAGCCACCAGCaaaagcagcagcaacaacagcaCAGATCCCATGGCAAAGAGCCCTCACTAAGAGGCCTGCACCAGGGAGCCACGGCTGGCTCTGGAGATAAGGAGGCCGATAGCCCCGCCTCCTCGGACCCTCCCAAAGAGGAACCTAGGGCGTGCAGGAACCTCCCCACTGGACTCAAGAAAGATCCCAGACCCCATATTCAACCAAATATCAGTGTATTTTTCTGGACAAGGGTCTTCTGTTTTCACTAGAGAAGCTAAAGATCATGAAAAAGCTCCAAATTTGGACCACAGCCTCAGGGTTGCGCCAACCAACAGTCTTTTCTTAGAGGAGGAAGTGGGCAGCCAAAGCCTCCAGCGGATGGACTGACATGAGACCTGCCTACTACTCACACAGGCTGAAATGAAAAGCTTTATTGGCACAAAGAAAAAGCTTTCAGAGCTGGGAAGGGAACCTCCAAGCTGGGAgttcttgccccacccccactacTTGCAGGGTCGTTGCAGAAAGCTGGAGTTGCAGATTTGTCTTCCTGCCTAGTCCCATGGACATGGAAATGGGTGGGACAAGGTGGAGCCTTTGGGTCCAATAGAAAAAGTGCCCCTTCTACCAGAAAGCAGAAGCTTGGTCAACAGAGTGAGAAATTCCAGCTTCTCTGATCCTTTTGCCAGGCTTGTGCAGTGCGTACAACTGTACCTGGCTCCTCTGAATGTGATTAGACTAGGTGTTCCATGAAGGCAGGGACCTATATTCACCTTGTTCACCATTCTAGCCTCAATAAATAGCAAgggaaaaatcacaaataaatatgTCATTCATCAAGAGTTGGGGACAGACGTTAGACAGCAGGGCCTGAGTTGGCATGTATCACAGGAGTTTGTGTTTTGATGCTACATGTGTCTGGCGGGCTACAGTGGGGCCTCATCACATGTAATAGGGGTGATTTTGGTATTTCCTGGCTGTGGTTCCACAAAGCCATGGATGTGTCTCTATCACTCCTCCTCCATCCAGGTCAGACTTCAGCCTTCCTCCTGGTCACATCTGAGTCTTACTCCTTCCTTTTGGCTCAGTTTTGAAGCTACAGGTCAGGTGGGAGGCCTAGGGGTCCAAAGTGTGCAGATGCTTTGACTCCAAATGTGGTCTGCATCCTGAGGCCACTGTCCTATCCTCTGTCACCATGAGGTGgtgggtgtagcttagtggcCCGCGTCCACTATTCTGTTCAATGCAGCACCATTTCGGCCATGCAGGGGTGGCCCTGTCGGGGCGGGGCTCAGGGGGGCGTGGCTTGTGTGTTCAGCTTCATGGTGGCCCCTTCCAGAGCCTTCTGTATCTTGTATTTCTTGATCTTCCGCTGGCGATTATAGAGGTAGGCAGCCAAGACCAGGGTGCTCACTAGGGCTGCGATTATCACCACAATAATGATGACCAAGTTATTTTGGTTGTCTGTGGAGAGGACACAGTGGGTGGTGAGGATCCAGCCAGGCCCACAGACTGGCCCATGCCTGCCCTGCACCCTGGGAAACTTACCCCATAGCACTTTAAGGAACACTTCCCGGGTGACCTCCCCACGGGAGCTCACTGCGCGACACAGGTAGGTGCCATCAAGTTCCCGTTTGACAAAGCTCACAACCCCGATGGGTAGCAGAGCCCCATCTGTTTTCCGGGTACAGCTCAGCAGGGGGGCTGGATTTCCCCAAGCTTGGCATCTCAGAGTCTTCTGGGATCCCTCTTGCCACGTCCAGTTCCCCAAACAATCCCTCTCGTCCAGCCGGGGGCCATCTGGAGAAAAAGCAGGATGAGGGGGAACACAGGTCAGGGACAAGGACATCCCTCACCATCTAGGACTGCAGAAGACAGCATTCCTAGGCGTGACGCGAACCAGTTCTGGAGAACACACAGGACCGTGGCTATCTGCAATAAGAAGGGGCAGGGCTGGGCTTTCATGGGGGCGGGGCCTGAAAAGGGGCGGGGCTTGGAGGGCATTGTCCAGCAGTCCCACTCACAAAGGACACGGAGCTCCAGGGTCCGGTTCTTGTACAACACCTTCCTTGCCACCTCCAAGGCAGCAGAGCAAGAGAAGAGTCGCCCATCATCCTCCGCGCTGGCGTTTATCAGGAATTTGACTTGCGAAGATGGTGGCCCAGGTTGGGCATCGCTAAGTGTCACCACAGCTCCAGCATGGGCTTCACAAGACACTGTCACCAGGTTCCCTTCCGAGACCTCCGGCTCACTCAGAGTCAAATTGGGACCTGGGAAGTCTAAGAGGGCAGAGCACACAGTGAGCCCTGCCCCGAGTACCGGCCCCAACCATCGAAATGACCATCCCCAGGTGCAGACCCCGCCCCTTAAGGCCACGCCCCGTGTGGCCCCGCCCGTTGGGGAAGCCTCCATCCACCAGGCCCCGCCCCTAGCACACGCCCCGCCCCGTTGGAACCTTCCACCTCTCTGGCCCCGCCCCTCAAAAGTCCCGCCCCTTCTTACCGTAGACGGTCACAGTGCTGTGCGTCGCCCGGGTCTGGTTCGCCAGTCTGACCACACAGCGCAGCAGCTGGATGCCCTCCTGCTCCGCGGTCACCTGGATGGTGGCCTTGGCTGACACGGAGTCCTCGTGGTATGTAGTGATGGAGTTCAGCCTCTGCTCCCCCAGCTCCAGGTGCACCTGGGCCTCCAAAGAGGGAAACAGCCCATCCAGGGAGCAGTCCACAGGCTCCAGGGTGCCCACCTCCAGGCGCTCGGGCGCGACAAGTTGTGGGCGAGTCACGGGCAGGACTGCGGAGAGATGGGGGACTGAGCACAGAGGGAAGTCATGGCCATCCCGAAGCCCTTTTCTAGGGACATTCTCTTCCCTGGGGACTCTGAAGCCGCCCTTGTCCTAAGTTACACGGATTCCTTAGCCGAGGTCTCAGTCTTCCCCATAAGGTCCTGTAGCCAAGggcaccccatcccaccccatccCATGGCCACAGACATGTTCCTTCCAGAAGTGTCTACAATGTAGGCACCACCTTCTCAGCACCCCCCATGGCCAGGGGTGCCTCCCTGCCAGGAGCCCAAATGCCTCACCGAAGGTTCGAAGCTGCCTGGGGGCCGACGTGTTCTGGAACAATCCCAGCCCTTGCGGCCGCAGGTCCAGTTCCGTGCGGCAGGAGAAATTGGCGCCATGGTCACCTCTGCCCGCCAGCAGCGTGGCTGTGACCTCGGCCGGCTCCCCCACCACGGGCCGCCGCGGGCTCAGCTCCTCCTCCCCGCGGAGCAGCACCGCGGAGAGCCGGGCCCGAGGTGCCCCGCCTGTCACCAGACAGCGCAGGGTGAGGTTGTCACCCACGGGATGCCAAGGGGGCAGGGGGGCCAGCTGGACCTCAGGGAACCCTGTggggagacagggaggaagggaaagtcCTGTAAGCTAGACGGCTGCAAGGGAGCCACACCTGTCTGGTATATTTTGCAACAACACCTTCTCTCCCAAACACGCCCCACCACCTAAGCACATGGGAATGCCAAGAGCTGGGGGAAAACTGTGAGTAGGCTCCAAGTGTTTGCCAAGGGAACACTTAGCAGTGTCTCACAAGTAGAAAAGAATGTCAATGAGTCTGTCAAATGGGATCCAGGTCTATATGTGCTGGATTTCCAACCTCTATTTCAAGGGACTATTGTCATGTGACTTCCACTCTTTGACCCTCAGTTTCCCAAGCTGTAATATGGGGCTATTAGAGGTAGGCGTATAAGAGGTTCAATGAGTACAGATGGCTGAAGAAAAGGCTCTAAGTTTAGACCGTAGTGATGGTTGTTCAATCTATAAATGCACTAAAACATTCATCAAATTGTATATTTAAAAGGGGTTAAgtttttttcctgtggtgctgGAATTGGAACCCGGGGCCTTTGCGCACGCTGttgcaagcactttaccactgtgATACAACTCATCCCCAAGAGGGGTGCATTTTGTGGCTTataaattttatctcaataaagctgtttaaaaaaaagaaagaaaaagaaaccaacccAAAA
The sequence above is drawn from the Castor canadensis chromosome 14, mCasCan1.hap1v2, whole genome shotgun sequence genome and encodes:
- the Icam4 gene encoding intercellular adhesion molecule 4, which translates into the protein MGSVLLLLLLLLVAAHPGGGRVQGPQDEQVPGLKGSPPAPVGTSANFQVHISPELVAVPPGDSVWLNCSHNCPLPGRSSLHTQLRQGQKVSRPGWVSYQLLDVRAWSSIVRCLVTCAGETREATARINAYKPPRSVILEPPVLEGRMYTLRCHVTHVFPVGFMVVTLRRKGRVIYFERLERFTGLDLANVTLTHVLRAGPQDLWQPLTCHARLNLDGLIVRSSSAPVMLTFLDWSPVSIALASTSIVILMGILLAVGAAYLRKYLVTQLPA
- the Icam1 gene encoding intercellular adhesion molecule 1, with translation MAPTRAQPALPLLLLALTAVLLPGPGGARTSVHPPEAILPRGGSIQVNCSASCATPLMLGLETQLPKVEVDSGDNWKLFELSDIQEDSSPICFSDCGHDQETALATITVYWFPEVQLAPLPPWHPVGDNLTLRCLVTGGAPRARLSAVLLRGEEELSPRRPVVGEPAEVTATLLAGRGDHGANFSCRTELDLRPQGLGLFQNTSAPRQLRTFVLPVTRPQLVAPERLEVGTLEPVDCSLDGLFPSLEAQVHLELGEQRLNSITTYHEDSVSAKATIQVTAEQEGIQLLRCVVRLANQTRATHSTVTVYDFPGPNLTLSEPEVSEGNLVTVSCEAHAGAVVTLSDAQPGPPSSQVKFLINASAEDDGRLFSCSAALEVARKVLYKNRTLELRVLYGPRLDERDCLGNWTWQEGSQKTLRCQAWGNPAPLLSCTRKTDGALLPIGVVSFVKRELDGTYLCRAVSSRGEVTREVFLKVLWDNQNNLVIIIVVIIAALVSTLVLAAYLYNRQRKIKKYKIQKALEGATMKLNTQATPP